The segment GGAACTGCCCCCGGGTCCGCTGAAGGTACGCGGGCGCGTGCGCTGACGTGGTCTTCTGTGCCGAAGGGGGTACTGGAACCCTGCGCCTCAGGCGGCTCCCCTGAAAGGCCGAAGGCGAGTGGAGCGTCCTCTCTCCAGAGGGGCGAATGAACGAGGGCGCCGTCTCCGCGTCCGGCCACCACTTCCCCGTTTCTCAGCCCTGGTCAAGTGGACCTGGATACAGCGCCATTCACAAGGGCGCAAAGATGCAGCACATGCAACACATCCGCGCTCCATCCCCCCTGCACAGAAGGGAACTTCGGCGGATGTACTGAGTGGGAGGTACCCGCCGGGATCGGCCCCTCAATCCCGGCACTCGACCGAGGGCGGCACCTGTTCCGCGGTGCACCTCGGAGAGAGAGCAGCCGGTGCCGATCTCCCGTGCTGAAAGCGAAGTGAACAGGCATGTGGCAGTCATCCGTGTCCTGGTGCGCCGTCGCCCCGGCGACAGCACTACCCGCCGGCAGGGTTCCGGTAGCCGACGAACTCTGCGACCTTGACCGGCACTTGGTGTCTTGTTCGACGGCGCCGATGGTCGCGGCGGCGTTGAGCGCCGCGGGGCATCCAATGGTCAGGGGTCCGGTCCCCTTGCCGGAGGAAGGATCCGGCACCCCGACGATGCCGCGCACGTCGAGGCGCGGGACGCGTCCAGGGTCGTACGGCTCTCCCGGACCACCCTGCCCATGGACGAGCGACGAGGGCCGTTGACGCCCTCAAGTCCCGGTCCCCGCGGCTGATCTCACCGCCGTGTGACGGCATCTGCTGCGCCGCCCGGAACCGCCGGACAGCGGTCGGGAAACGCGCCGAGGACGCCGGCCTCGCCCTCGTCGGCGTGCTCCAACGGCTCGCCGAACTCGGCTACCGGGACATCGGGACCGTCAGGACCACCGAGCGCGCCAAGACATCCAAGGAACCCATCCGCCCTCGTCTCCCGGCCCCGGCAGACCGGCTCAATCGATGCCTACAACGAGTTCACGACCAGCAAAGGCCGCATCATGATCCCACCACCCGATCTCACCCAGCGCGCGGCACACCTTCTCACCACGCTGGACTCCAACCCCACCAGCTCGAACACCTACAACACCGCGTTCATCGCCGGCCTGCGTGACGCCGCCGGAACCCCCTGGTTTCCCCAGGCTCTTGACTGGCTGCGCCGCCATCAGCACGCCGACGGTTCCTGGGGCGGCACACTCCCCGTGCCGGTCGACCGCCTGGTCTCGACCCTCGCCGCCGTGGCCGCCCTGGGCCAGTGCGGCGAGCCATGGGCCAAGAGCGCTGTCCAGGCCGGCGTGGACTACCTGTGGGGACACTCCGAGGACTGGCGCACCTCCCCCCACCAGACGTCCGCCTTCGAACTGGCCGTGCCGTACCTGCTGGACCAAGGCCGCCGCGCGGGCCTGAACCTGCCGGCCGAGCGCTTCACTGACATCGAGCAACTCCGCACCGCCAAACTCGGCAGGCTTCCCGCAGTACTGCCCAGCGACGCGCCTTCCCCCCTGCTGTACTCGGCCGAACTCGTCAGCCCGCAGCTCCTCGCCCGGCAGGCCGAGCGCTTCCAGGCCGAGGACGGAAGCATCGGCTGCTCACCGGCGGCCACAGCGGCCCTGTGCCGCCACGGCGACAACGCCGCCGCCGAGAGCTTCCTGCGCCGCCTCGCCGCACAGTCCCCCGACGGCGGCTTCCCCGAACTCGCCCCCATCGAGATCTTCATCCTCGGCTGGGCCCTCTATCCGATCGTCCGGGCCGGACTGCGCCCCGCCGGCATCGAACAGCACCTGGCGACGCTGCGCGCCATCCTCGACGCCGACGGTCTTGTCACCATGAGCGCGACCTTCCCGCTCCCCGACGCCGACGACACGGCCATGGCGATGACCATCCTCCACCGGGCGGGCACCGACGTCACGCCCTACCTGCCCCACCTGCTGACCTTCGAACGGGACAGCTACTTCACCTGCTACGAGTTCGAACGGGACGGCTCGGTGGCCGTCAACGCCCGGATCGCCGAAGCACTCGGTCCCGAGCCACAGCGCTATGCGCCCCAGATCGAGAAGGCCGCGGGATACATCGCCGACCATCGCATCGACGGCGCCTACTGGTACGACAAGTGGCATACCTCCCCGTACTACGCGACAGCGCATGTCGCATTCGGCCTGGCCTCCACCGCACCGAAGCTCCTGGAAGCGACGGCACGGTGGCTGCGGGAAACCCAGCATCCCAACGGCTCGTGGGGAGCCGCTCAAGGACAGCCCGAGGAAACCGCATACGCCGTCCTCGCCCTCGATGCCCTCGTACAGGCCGGGCTCACGACGGACACCTCACCCCTGCCGCGGGCGTTCGCCTACCTCTGCCATCACCTCGACGACAACGACACGCAGTACGCCGAGATGTGGAACGGCCGAGGACTCTTCACCGCACCACACCTGACTCGGTCCGCGATCATTTCCGCCCTTCATCTGGCAACCGCGTACCTGTAGCCGGGTACCGGCAACCGGACACCTCCTGCACGACGGCCTTGGAGAGGATTCACGTGCCTGAAAGTCCTTGGAAAGAGATCTGGTCGGATGACGTCAGCCGGCGACCCGTACCCCACGCAACGAACGTACACGTGGACGAGGTGCAGGAGCAGGCGCTTGAGTGGGCACGGGACATCGGAATCCTGGGCAGCGAGAAATTCCTCCAGGAGTGCGTGGACTACGGCTACGCACGCTGTGCGTCCCTGGCCTACCCGAACGCTTCTCTGGCCGACCTGTCCCTGGCGACCCGTTGGACGGTGTTCCTGTTTGCCCTCGATGTGCACACAGATGAGACACCTTACGACAGCCTCTCACCGGAGTATCTGGCATTCCTCCGGAATATGGGGGCCATAGTATCCCGGAAGGCTGATTCCCCGATCGAGCCGGATTCCCTGAAATCCCCGTTCGGTGAGGCCCTTCTCGAACTCTGGGTCACATCACGCGCCCAGTTCAAAAATCCGGGCTGGGAACGGCGGTTCTCGCGCTACTTCCACGAATTCCAGAGTGCAATCCTCTGGGAAATCGCACTGCGGAAAACAGGTGAGGTTCCAGACTATTTGACGTTCAGCTCCTACAAGCTGCGAGGTTGCGCAGCGCCGATCGGGGCCGGCCTAGTGGAGCTGTTCAGCCCGACAGCACTGCCGGATGCCATTCTGGACAGCTTCCTCATGGAGAACGTCCGGCTTCTCGCATGCGATCTGATCAGTATGGCCACGGATCTGGGATCTGTGCAACGGGAGCACGACTTCGAAGCCGTCCCCAACACTTTCACCAGTCTCCAGCACACCCTGGGCGCCACCTCCGATGCCACCGTCCTCCACTACACCTCCATTTGGCATGCGCGTATGAATACGCTGCTGTCGATTCGAGATCGAATTGATCGGTTCTCTCCGTCCATGTGTGCACACGGACGACATCTCCCTGCCGTCGAGGATTACATCAATGAATTAATCCTCTGGCTGGGAGGCAGTATGGAATTCATCCATGAAAGCCACCGCTACAGCCCGGGCGTGGAAATATCGCTGGAGTCGTGACCGTTCACTCGGTCAGTTCTCTCCACAGATCACATTCAGCGCGGCTCGCCGTCGGCGTCGACGAAGACTGCCGACGTGTCCCCTTCGAAGTGGAGGTTGACCTCGGAGTAGTCGCCCCACTCAGGCCGGACGGCCATCCACCTGGATTTCTGGTGGCCATCAGCCGGGACTCAACTGGCCGCACACCCGGACTCTGCCACGGTCGCCGACACCCGGCCGGATCGGCGGGCCACACAGTGGTCCGTTCGCTTTTGAAGGGTTCCTCCGGTGGGCCGGCATGACCTCGGGGTCGGGTCATCCGATCCGCCTGCCTCGGAGAGATCTGCCTCCGGCGAGCCGACCGGTCAGGCGGAGCGTGAAGAATCGCACGGGTGCACTACAGCCGCCCTTCGGCCGACTCGTCCTGCCGGGTGGCTGGTTCGGCGTCTTCTCCGGGCACCCGAGGGCTGGGATGCTTCAGTAGTCGGATCGTTACGTTCCGTAACTTTGTTCGAATCCCCCTGAGGCTTCGGGGGCCGTCCGCAGAGTTTGCTCCGTCTCACTCCAGAGCGTGCCCCGCCTGCTGGAGGGAAATTCCGTTGACTGGTCTGCCGTCAGATGTGCCCCAGCCCGCGACGCCGTTGACGAGGGACCTGAACGCGGCGGTGGTCGTCCCGCCGGATGGTCAGGATCCGGAGGCGGGGCTCGCTGCGAAGGGACTGATCGCGGCGCTGCCTCCGGACTTCGCTGTGGACAAGCAGGGCAGTCCGGTACCCGCCTGGAGCCTGGCCCCGTACACCTTCCTGACCGGTCCGGCTCCGGACACCGTCAACCCGAGTCTGTGGCGCAACGCGCTGCTGAACATGAACACCGGCCTGTTCGAGGTCGTCCAGGACGCCGTGTACCAGGTGCGCGGGATGGACCTGTCGAACATCTCCTTCCTGGAGGACCCCACCGGGGGGTTCCAGGAGGTCGTGGTGGTCGACCCGCTGATCAGCGAGGAGTGCGCGGCAGCCGCCTGGAAGCTCTACCGGGAGCACCGGGGCGCGGACCGCGTGATCCGAGCGGTGATCTTCACTCACTCCCACCTCGACCACTACGGCGGTGTGCTGGGCCTGTTCGAGGGCGGCCGGCTGCCCCGAGGGGTGGACATCATCGCCCCGGAGGGGTTCCTGGAGCACTCGGTCAGCGAGAACGTTTACGCGGGCAACGCGATGCTGCGCCGGGCACAGTTCATGTACGGCTCGCTCCTGGAGCGGTCCGAGAAGGGGCAGGTGGACGCCGGCCTGGGCAAGACCATGTCCTCGGGGTCCCCGGGTCTGCTGCCGCCGACCTACACCGTGACCCCCGAGGTGGCGCGGCCCCGTCATGTCGTCGCCTTCGGGCCGGTGAATCTGGAGTTCCAGCTCACCCCCGGTACGGAGGCCCCGGCGGAGCTGAACTTCTATCTGCCCGACGTCGATGCGCTGTGCATGGCGGAGAACGCCACACCGACCCTGCACAACCTCTACAGTCTGCGCGGCGCCCAGGTGCGGGACGCGAAGGAGTGGTCGCAGTATCTGAACCAGTCGGTGGAGTGGTACGGAAACCGGTCGAAGACCCTGTTCGCCTCGCACTTCTGGCCCCGGTGGAACACCGAGGAGTCGCCGGACGCGATCGTGTCCTTCCTGACCAGTCAGGCCGATCTCTACCGCTTCCTCCACGACCAGGCGCTCCGGCTGGCGAACCAGGGCCGGACGATGACCGAGATCGCCGAGGACCTGGACGCCCAGGTCCCGGAGTCTCTGGCGGGGCAGTGGTTCAACCGCGGCTACTACGGCACGGTCAACCATGACCTGAAGGCCGTCTACCAGCGGTATCTGGGCTGGTACGACGGGAACGCGGCCCATCTGCACAAGCTGCCGCCCGAGGAGTCCGGTACCCGCTACGTCCAGGCACTGGGCGGCGTGGCGAAGGTGGTGGAGCTGGCCCGGCAGGCGTTCGAGGACGCCAAGAGCGCGGAAGACTACCGGTGGGCCGCCGAACTCCTCTCCCACGCCGTCTTCGCGGACCCGGCGCACCAGGAGGCCCGCGCGCTGGAGGCCGACGTCCTCGAACAGCTCGGCTACCAGGCCGAGAGCGGCCCCTGGCGCAACTTCTACCTCGCCGCCGCCCATGAACTGCGTACCCGACCCGTCGACGGCCCCCCGCCCGGCACGCCCTCGCCGCAGATCATCACCCAGCCCGTGCTGGAGGCGATGCCGCTGGAGATGCTTGCCGACTACCTCGGCATCCGCCTCAACGGCCCCGACGCCGCCGGCCACCCCCTCACCCTGGGCCTCAAGATCACCGGCGGTCTCACCGACGATCCCACCCACTGCACACTCCGGCTCCGCAACGGCGTCCTCGTCTACACCCCCGGCCCCATCGACCCGGCGCCGGCCGACGCCACCTACACGATCACCCGTTCCGGCCTCAACGCTCTCGCCATCGCGCAGACCACCCCCGACCAGCTCGCGGCCGACGGCGAACTCACCGTCGACACCGGCACCCTGGACCCGCTCAACACCCTCAACGGCCTGCTGGTGACCTTCGAGTACTGGTTCGGCCTCGCCACCCCCTGACCGGCGCGCCCGGCTCCGCCGTCGGCGTCCGTCCCCCGGGTTCATCACCGCAACCCGGGGCGGGCGTCGGCGGCCGATAGCCGTGCGCGCGGGGAGAGACCCCATCGCGTACGTTCCCGCAGGGGAGTCCCCGGGCGGGCGATTCCCGGGACTGCGGAGGTCTTCTGCCGCCGCCCCGTCTGTGTGAAGGAGAGAATCCCTTTGAGCGGCACAGTCGTCGATGTCACCGATACGGACTTCGAGGCGAAGGTGGTCAAGGCCGCCAAGCCGTCCTCGCGGTCTTCCGCGCCCAATGGAGCGGTCCGTGCCAAGCCCTGGACCCGATCCTGGTGGAGATCGCCAAGGAGTACGCGAACCGCCTGACCGTCACCCGCCTCGACATCGACCACAGCCCCAAGACACCACCGAAGTACAACGTCACGGCCATCCCCACCCTGCACGTCTTCAAGGGCGGGAAGATCGTCGCCACTCGCATCGGGCCCGCCACCAAAAGCAACGTGGCCCAGCTCATCGCCCCGCACCTCTGAAGAACCGCGATCACCGGCCCTCGCGCAAGCCCTGGCAGCCGTGTGTGCGCGGGGACGTCGTCCCCGCGCACACACGGCCACAGTCGAGCTGCCGCCCCTGCCGGAGCGTGAGCCGCCGATGCCGAAGTACCGACAGGTGCCGGTGGGTGCCGGCTGACTCAGAGCCCGTTGCGGCGAAGGAAGTCCATGATGTTTGCCTTCGTGCCCGGGCCGGGCCGGGCCGATGCGGATGGCGGCGACCTGCCCGCTCTTGAACAGGTACAGGGTGGGAATCGTGGTGACGTTGTAGCGCGGGTGAGTGGTCGGATGGTGGTCGATGTCGTCTCGGGGTGCTCGCGGCCTGGTGCGACAGCGGGCTCTTCACCGCCCGGGAGCGCGCGTCCCTCGCGCCGGCCGAGGCCACCCCCCACCCCGCCGACGCCCTCGCCCAGGAGCGGGCGTACGCGGAGGCGGGGCAGGTGCTCAATGACGACGAGATCGCCGCCGTGGTCCGGGTGGCGATCACGATCAACGCCTTCAACCGGGTCTCTATCCTCAGCAAGCACCCGGTGCGGGAGACTCCCGCCCGCTGAACCCTCTACGGGGCCGTCGCCCAGCCCGCACCCGGGACCGCTAGCCGCCACGCCACCACCGCGCCCGCGACCAGCAGCGTCAGCGCCACACTCAGGGCGAGCCAGAGTCCGACCTTCAGCAGGACGGCTCCGACCAGGGCGCCGAGGAACATCACCAGCACGGACAGGATCCGCCGGCCGGGCCGGGGCGCCGCCCCGCCGGCCGGGCCGGAGTCGGCGGCGAGCCCGGTCAGGGTGAGGGTGAGCACGGTCGTCGTCAGATCCGGGACGCCGAGCCGCCGGACGACCGCGTTCTGCAGCCCCATCGCGAGGCCGAGGAGCACGATCACGGTGTACTGGACGGTGTGGCCCACCTCGTCGTGAGCCACGGCGGTCGCGCCCAGGGCCGCCGCGAACAGCACCGCCTGGACCGCCATGGCCGAGGCGAGCAGCCGTCCTCGGTGCGCGGAGAAGCGGACACCGAAGCGGCCGCCGGCCATCGCTCCGGCGAGGAAGGCCGCAAGGGAGACAGCGGCGGCCAGTGCCGACAGGCCGTCCGCGCCTGTGAGGGCGAAGCCGAGGAAGACCACGTTGCCCGTCATGTTGGCGACGAAAACGTGTCCGAGGCCCAGATAGCTCACCGCGTCCACCAGGCCCGTGACCACGGTGAGGGCCAGCATCAGGGGCGGCAACGGCCCGTGCCGGTCCCCCTTCGGGGGGACCAGCGTGCGGGCCGCGTCAGCCAGCAGCGCGCGCATCCCCGGCCGCTCCTTCCGCGGAGCGGGCGCGGTGCAGTACCGCCCGTGTGAGCAGTCCGCTGACAGGGCCCACGACGAGGGCGGTGACGGAGATCCACCCGGGCCAAGGGGTGAGCCCGAGTGCGTGGTCCGCCGACCAGCTCCCGGGGCCGGTGAGCGCGAGCACCCCGGCCACGGCGACGAGGAAGAGCGGGTACTCGTACCCGTCGTGCTGCACCCACAGCCCGTTGCGCCATTTGACGGTGGTGGCCACGGTCATCACGCCCGCGGCGGCCATCGCCGCCGCGGGCGTGAGCAGCCCCGCCGCCAGGAACAGACCGGCGCCTATCTGGCTGCCGCCCGCCGCGAGTGCGGTGAGCCGACCGCCGGCGAACCCGTCCCGCCGGAACTCCTCGGTGCCCCCTGCGAGGCCATCGCCGCCCAGCCTGAAACTGACCTTCTGCACTCCGTGACCGGCGACGAGGAGTCCCGCCACCAGCCGGAGGACCAACAGCCCGATGTCCATCCTGTTCCCGCCCGCTCGGTCCTGTCCGTCCCCGCGCCGTCAGCCGGCCGCGTGGGGGTCGATCATGGTGTGGGCGTAGAAGACGCCGAGGCCGTAGGCTCCGGCGTGCTCCTTGACGACGTCGGTGGTGGCGACGTACGTCTCGGTGCGGGCCCAGTCGCGCTGGAGTTCGAGGAGCACCTGCACCCAGGTCACGGGTACCGCGCCGCCCCGGACCATGCGCTGGATCGCGTGCTCGTGCGCCTGCGGGCTGACGCCGCCGGACGCGTCGGTGACCACGTACACCTCGTATCCCTGGGCGATGGCGGACAGCGCGGGCAGGACCACACAGACCTCCGTCCACAGGCCCGCGATGACGAGCTTCTCGCGACCGGTCGCCTTCACCGCCTCGACGAACGCCTCGTCCTCCCAGGCGTTCATCGAGGTGCGGTCGACGATCTTCTGGTCGGGGAAGACATCGGCGAGCTGCGGCAGGATCGGCCCGGAGAAGGACTCGGCCGCAACGGTGCTCAGCACGACCGGCACGCCGAAGACGCGGGCGGCCTTCGCCAGGCCCGCCGTGGAGTTGATGATCGCGGTGCGGTCGCCGCTGCCGGTTCCGAAGAACATCTGCGGCTGGTGGTCCACGAAGAGAACGGCACAGTTGTCGGGGGTGAGCAGGTCGGGGCTGGGGGCCGGGGTGACCTCGGCGATGTTGACCATGGGAGCTGCCTTTCAGGGTTGAGACAGAGGTGAATCGGTGTGCCTTCGGTGTGGTTTCAGAGGGAGACACAGGGGTCGAAGACCCCGTTCTCCTGCCCGGACGCGAGGCCCTGGCGGGTACGCCACCGCAGGTGCTCGTCGGCCTCGCCGACGGCCTCGCCGATCAGTTCGGCCTGGCGGACGCCGCCACGGCGCGAGGGGTCGGCCGCCCGGTATCCGCCGAAGTGCGCGACCGGGCTCCATGCGGGGCTCACCGGCGGCAGCTCCTCGTCGAGGCCCTCGTACTCCCCGGCGGCGTACACGACGCGGCCGCCCACGACCGTGAGGAGCGACTCGATGTGGGCGATCTCGGGCTCGGGCACGGAGAAGTAGTCCCCGGTGAGGACGGTGAAGTCGCCGAGATATCCCGGGCGCAGGATGCCCTTGACGTCCTGCTCGCCGGTGAGGTCCGCGCCCGCCTGGGTGAACATGGCGAGTGCCGTGCGCCGGTCGACCCGGTTGGACGGCGGGCGGAGGAGCAGATCGCCCACGGAGCGGCCGGAGACCAGCCAGTGCAGCGCGACCCAGGGGTTGTAGGTGGAGACGCGAGTGGCGTCGGTGCCCCCGCCCACGGTCAGACCGCGCTCCAGCATGGCCCGGATCGGCGGCGCGTCCGCCGCGGCGCCGACGCCGTAGCGCCGTACGAACGCCTCGCCCTGGAACGACAGCCGGTTCTGCACCGACAGGGCGCCGCCGAGCGCCGCGATCCGGTCCAGGCTGTCCTCGGTGACGGTCTCGGCGTGGTCGAAGAGCCACCTGTTGCCGGCCGGGAACAGGCCCTCGGCGGCGAGCCGTTCGAAGACCGCGAGGTCGCGGCGGATGGTCTCGTCGTACGTGGCGTGCAGCCGGAATCCCCAGCCGTTCTCCATGAGGAGGCGGACCGCTTTCTCGAACTCCGTCTCGTAGTCGGCGGCGAGCTGGGGTCGGGGCTGGGTGAAGTTCTCGAAGTCGGCCGCCGCCCAGGTGAGGTTCTCCCCGGCCCCGTTGAGCCGTAGCCACTCGTCTCCGTCCTCCGGACGGACCGTCCCGATCCAGCGGGTGAGGTCGGCGATCTCCTGGCCGGCCGTCTGCGGGAAGAGGTGGTAGGCGATGCGCAGCGACAGCTGTCCCGCCTTCGCGAGCTCGACGACCGTGGCGTAATGGTCCGGGAAGTTCTGGAATCCACCGGCCGCGTCGATGGCCGAGGTGAGCCCGAAACGGTTGAGTTCGCGCAGGAAGTGCCGGGTCGACGTCTTCTTGTCCTCGCCGTCGAGGACCGGGGCCTTGGCCAGGGTCGAGTAGAGGATCAGGGCGCTGGGCGCCGCGAGGAGCATGCCGGTCGGCTCGCCGTCCCGGCCTCGTACGATCTGCCCGCCCCGAAGGTCGGGAGTGTCCCGGTCGAAGCCGGCGGCCTTCAGCGCGGCCCGGTTGAGCACCGCCGACTGGTACAGGTGCAGCACGAACACCGGGGTGTCCGGGGCCGCCGCGTTGAGTTCGGCGACGGTCGGCAGCCGCCGCTCCGCGAATTGCTCGGCCGACCAGCCGCCCACCACGCGCACCCACTGCCCCTTGGGGGTACGGGCGGCCTGCTCTCGCAACAGGGCCAGGCCGTCACGCAGACTGCGCACTCCGTCCCAGCGCAGTTCCAGGACGTAGTTGAGGCCGCCCCGGATGACATGGAGGTGGGAGTCGTTGAGGCCGGGCACCACGCGGCGGCCGAGCGCGTCGACGACTCGCGTCGCGGGGCCGATGCGGCCGGCCATGTCGTGGTCGTCGCCGACTTCGAGGACACGGCCGTCGCGGACGGCGATCGCCTGGGCGGCGGGGCGGGACGGGTCTCCCGTGTGGATCTTCGCGTTGCGGACGACGAGGTCCGCCGGATTCTCGGTGGCCTGGGGCACCAGACCGCCGACCGGCATCGTGGACACCTTTCGGAACCTCCTGCGGCGTGGACGGGACGCATGATGGGGATGGCACGGACCTCGGCGAACTGTCCAAGATCTACTGCGTCGCCACGCTAGGGGGGCGCTCGGCACTCTGATATCCCGACAGCGCACCGGCACCGGTCCAGCAGTGCACAACCGAGCACCGCCCACCCCGGAGGGAACACGGCCTCACGCCCCGTCACACAGGAACCGCGGGCATCGAGCCCCGGCGTCTCCGCCGGCGGCCGAGCGCGGGCCCTCGTCCGGTCAGCCGCTTCCGGGCAACCGGTTCAGGGCGTCGCGCAGTTGGGCCCGACCGGTGACACCGAGCTTCGGGAAGACCTTGGCCAGGTGGAAGCCGACGGTCCGGGGAGACAGGTAGAGACGGGCGGCTATGGCACGGTTGGTCAGCCCCTCAGCGGCCAGCCGCGCGATGCGCAGCTCCTGCGGAGTCAGCTCGGCGGCGGCAGACGACGGCGAGGTGACGGCTACCGACACGCCTGCCGCGCGGAGTTCGGAGGCCGCGCGCTCCGTCCACGGGCGCGCGTCGAGCCGTTCGAAGACGTCCAGGGCCGCGACGAAGAGGGGGCGGGCCTCGGCGGACCTGCGGCGCCGGCGCAGCCACTCGCCGAAGTCAAGCTGAGCGAGGGCGTGTTCGAAGGGCCACCGGGACACCTCCGGCCCGGCGAGCGCCGCGCGGAAGTGCGGCTCCGCCTTCTCCTGGTCGCTCAGAAGCGCCGTGGCCCGGTGCACCAGGGAGGCGAGCCGGGCGGATTCGGGCGTTCCCAGGACGGCGGTCGTGGCGGTCAGTACGGCCCGGGCATCGTCCTGGCGCCCGGCCCGGACAGCGGCCGAGGCCAGGTCCGCGACGTAGTAGTACGAGGCATGGTGATGGACGGGGACAGGGCGGAAGTCCCGGGTGAACACCCTGCGCAGCTGCTCGTACGCCGCCGGATGGTCGCCCTCCGCCAAGGCCGCGAGACCGAGGGCGTGGCAATGCCGTACGAAGAGGCTCCGGGAACCGCGCAGGTCGATCCCGCGCACCGCGTTTCCGGCACGGGCGCGGGCACCGGCGTGGTCGCCGCGGGCGGCCCGCAGGGTGGCGAGGAGGATCGGTGCGCCCACGGCGACGTTGTCCGCACCGGCCTCCGTGGCCATGCAGAAGGCGTCCTCGGCGGCGGTCTCGGCCGCCGTCCATGCCCCGCTCTCGAACAGGGCGAGGGCGAGGGCCTGCGCGACCGTGCAGTTGGTGCCCGCAGTGACGGCGCGACGGTGGTGGTCCCGCGCCCGGCCGAGGAGGCGACCGGCCGTCTCCGTCTCGTCCAGGATCCAGGCACTGGCGCCGAGGACGACCAGCTCGGGGAGGGAGTCCTCGCGCAAGGTGTCGACCAGACCGCTCAACTGCTCGACAGCTGCCTTGCGCTCCGCGAACGGCTCGGCGACCAGCCGTGACCACAGACTCCCGGTGTGCCCCGGCCGGGCCGGTATCAGGCCGCCGATGCGGCGCAGTTCGGCGCGGTGGAACGGATCGCCGGAGTTGTACGCCGGGGTGGCGCCGGTGCTCAGGGCGTTCAGCGCCAGCTCCGGCGCGGCCTCTGCCATCGTCTCCGCCACCGGCAGCAGGAAGCCGAGCGAGTCCTCGTGCCGCAGGGTCACCGCCAGTGACCAGCCGCCGAGCAGTGCCGCCTCGGAGCGCATCCGGGGGTCTTCAG is part of the Streptomyces qinzhouensis genome and harbors:
- a CDS encoding hydrolase gives rise to the protein MVNIAEVTPAPSPDLLTPDNCAVLFVDHQPQMFFGTGSGDRTAIINSTAGLAKAARVFGVPVVLSTVAAESFSGPILPQLADVFPDQKIVDRTSMNAWEDEAFVEAVKATGREKLVIAGLWTEVCVVLPALSAIAQGYEVYVVTDASGGVSPQAHEHAIQRMVRGGAVPVTWVQVLLELQRDWARTETYVATTDVVKEHAGAYGLGVFYAHTMIDPHAAG
- a CDS encoding alkyl/aryl-sulfatase; the encoded protein is MTRDLNAAVVVPPDGQDPEAGLAAKGLIAALPPDFAVDKQGSPVPAWSLAPYTFLTGPAPDTVNPSLWRNALLNMNTGLFEVVQDAVYQVRGMDLSNISFLEDPTGGFQEVVVVDPLISEECAAAAWKLYREHRGADRVIRAVIFTHSHLDHYGGVLGLFEGGRLPRGVDIIAPEGFLEHSVSENVYAGNAMLRRAQFMYGSLLERSEKGQVDAGLGKTMSSGSPGLLPPTYTVTPEVARPRHVVAFGPVNLEFQLTPGTEAPAELNFYLPDVDALCMAENATPTLHNLYSLRGAQVRDAKEWSQYLNQSVEWYGNRSKTLFASHFWPRWNTEESPDAIVSFLTSQADLYRFLHDQALRLANQGRTMTEIAEDLDAQVPESLAGQWFNRGYYGTVNHDLKAVYQRYLGWYDGNAAHLHKLPPEESGTRYVQALGGVAKVVELARQAFEDAKSAEDYRWAAELLSHAVFADPAHQEARALEADVLEQLGYQAESGPWRNFYLAAAHELRTRPVDGPPPGTPSPQIITQPVLEAMPLEMLADYLGIRLNGPDAAGHPLTLGLKITGGLTDDPTHCTLRLRNGVLVYTPGPIDPAPADATYTITRSGLNALAIAQTTPDQLAADGELTVDTGTLDPLNTLNGLLVTFEYWFGLATP
- a CDS encoding terpene synthase family protein, which encodes MDEVQEQALEWARDIGILGSEKFLQECVDYGYARCASLAYPNASLADLSLATRWTVFLFALDVHTDETPYDSLSPEYLAFLRNMGAIVSRKADSPIEPDSLKSPFGEALLELWVTSRAQFKNPGWERRFSRYFHEFQSAILWEIALRKTGEVPDYLTFSSYKLRGCAAPIGAGLVELFSPTALPDAILDSFLMENVRLLACDLISMATDLGSVQREHDFEAVPNTFTSLQHTLGATSDATVLHYTSIWHARMNTLLSIRDRIDRFSPSMCAHGRHLPAVEDYINELILWLGGSMEFIHESHRYSPGVEISLES
- a CDS encoding YoaK family protein, with amino-acid sequence MRALLADAARTLVPPKGDRHGPLPPLMLALTVVTGLVDAVSYLGLGHVFVANMTGNVVFLGFALTGADGLSALAAAVSLAAFLAGAMAGGRFGVRFSAHRGRLLASAMAVQAVLFAAALGATAVAHDEVGHTVQYTVIVLLGLAMGLQNAVVRRLGVPDLTTTVLTLTLTGLAADSGPAGGAAPRPGRRILSVLVMFLGALVGAVLLKVGLWLALSVALTLLVAGAVVAWRLAVPGAGWATAP
- a CDS encoding thioredoxin family protein, whose protein sequence is MDPILVEIAKEYANRLTVTRLDIDHSPKTPPKYNVTAIPTLHVFKGGKIVATRIGPATKSNVAQLIAPHL
- a CDS encoding prenyltransferase/squalene oxidase repeat-containing protein, whose translation is MIPPPDLTQRAAHLLTTLDSNPTSSNTYNTAFIAGLRDAAGTPWFPQALDWLRRHQHADGSWGGTLPVPVDRLVSTLAAVAALGQCGEPWAKSAVQAGVDYLWGHSEDWRTSPHQTSAFELAVPYLLDQGRRAGLNLPAERFTDIEQLRTAKLGRLPAVLPSDAPSPLLYSAELVSPQLLARQAERFQAEDGSIGCSPAATAALCRHGDNAAAESFLRRLAAQSPDGGFPELAPIEIFILGWALYPIVRAGLRPAGIEQHLATLRAILDADGLVTMSATFPLPDADDTAMAMTILHRAGTDVTPYLPHLLTFERDSYFTCYEFERDGSVAVNARIAEALGPEPQRYAPQIEKAAGYIADHRIDGAYWYDKWHTSPYYATAHVAFGLASTAPKLLEATARWLRETQHPNGSWGAAQGQPEETAYAVLALDALVQAGLTTDTSPLPRAFAYLCHHLDDNDTQYAEMWNGRGLFTAPHLTRSAIISALHLATAYL
- a CDS encoding amidohydrolase, which translates into the protein MPVGGLVPQATENPADLVVRNAKIHTGDPSRPAAQAIAVRDGRVLEVGDDHDMAGRIGPATRVVDALGRRVVPGLNDSHLHVIRGGLNYVLELRWDGVRSLRDGLALLREQAARTPKGQWVRVVGGWSAEQFAERRLPTVAELNAAAPDTPVFVLHLYQSAVLNRAALKAAGFDRDTPDLRGGQIVRGRDGEPTGMLLAAPSALILYSTLAKAPVLDGEDKKTSTRHFLRELNRFGLTSAIDAAGGFQNFPDHYATVVELAKAGQLSLRIAYHLFPQTAGQEIADLTRWIGTVRPEDGDEWLRLNGAGENLTWAAADFENFTQPRPQLAADYETEFEKAVRLLMENGWGFRLHATYDETIRRDLAVFERLAAEGLFPAGNRWLFDHAETVTEDSLDRIAALGGALSVQNRLSFQGEAFVRRYGVGAAADAPPIRAMLERGLTVGGGTDATRVSTYNPWVALHWLVSGRSVGDLLLRPPSNRVDRRTALAMFTQAGADLTGEQDVKGILRPGYLGDFTVLTGDYFSVPEPEIAHIESLLTVVGGRVVYAAGEYEGLDEELPPVSPAWSPVAHFGGYRAADPSRRGGVRQAELIGEAVGEADEHLRWRTRQGLASGQENGVFDPCVSL
- a CDS encoding DoxX family protein translates to MDIGLLVLRLVAGLLVAGHGVQKVSFRLGGDGLAGGTEEFRRDGFAGGRLTALAAGGSQIGAGLFLAAGLLTPAAAMAAAGVMTVATTVKWRNGLWVQHDGYEYPLFLVAVAGVLALTGPGSWSADHALGLTPWPGWISVTALVVGPVSGLLTRAVLHRARSAEGAAGDARAAG